A single bacterium DNA region contains:
- a CDS encoding DNA methyltransferase, producing the protein MIKPYYEKPRFKLYQADSLKFLKEVPENPVDMIFADPPYFLSSGTFTCQNGKMVSVKKGDWDLSNGLKKNFDFHVEWIKACQKILRPNGTIWISGTYHSIYQCGFALQMAGYHILNDVAWFKPNASPNLSCRFFTASHETLIWARKDKKAKHTFNYKLMKDGDWPEDQLKKPGLQMRSVWSINTPKSIEKKFGKHPTQKSFDLLKRIVLASTNKGDTILDPFTGSSTTGLAAYLYGRNFIGIDTEKSYLDLSIKRFEELDKNLKNKLRGK; encoded by the coding sequence ATGATTAAACCATACTACGAAAAACCAAGATTTAAGCTTTATCAAGCTGATTCTCTGAAATTTTTAAAAGAAGTTCCGGAAAATCCAGTTGATATGATTTTCGCCGATCCTCCCTATTTTCTCTCCAGCGGTACTTTTACTTGCCAGAATGGCAAAATGGTTAGTGTTAAAAAGGGTGATTGGGATTTAAGCAATGGCTTGAAAAAGAACTTTGATTTTCATGTTGAATGGATAAAAGCATGTCAAAAAATTTTAAGACCAAACGGAACAATTTGGATTAGTGGAACCTATCACTCAATCTATCAATGCGGTTTCGCTTTACAAATGGCCGGTTACCATATTTTGAATGATGTTGCATGGTTTAAGCCGAACGCTTCCCCTAATTTAAGCTGCCGCTTTTTTACTGCCAGTCACGAAACTCTAATTTGGGCAAGAAAAGACAAAAAAGCAAAACACACTTTTAATTATAAGTTGATGAAAGACGGAGATTGGCCTGAAGATCAGCTAAAAAAGCCAGGATTGCAAATGAGATCAGTTTGGTCAATCAACACGCCCAAATCTATTGAAAAAAAATTCGGCAAGCATCCAACGCAGAAATCTTTCGACTTACTTAAAAGAATCGTCTTAGCAAGCACGAATAAAGGCGATACAATTCTCGATCCTTTTACAGGAAGCTCAACAACAGGATTGGCCGCTTATCTTTATGGAAGAAATTTTATTGGTATTGATACAGAAAAGAGCTATCTTGATTTATCAATTAAAAGATTTGAAGAATTAGATAAAAATTTAAAAAATAAACTTAGGGGAAAATAA